In a genomic window of Flavobacterium sp. KACC 22761:
- a CDS encoding lipocalin family protein, with product MSCSSDDNEGETLIPLEGKWDLSKKGTVINGTETLTDAPENQSGCNSDYMELKLDNTVNMGDYSSVVSACALTVQSGIYSRSHNNLTTVVNGVSKTQDIVNLTLKELKLRDASGVITVYTR from the coding sequence GTGTCGTGCAGTAGCGACGACAACGAAGGGGAAACACTAATTCCATTAGAGGGCAAATGGGATTTAAGCAAAAAAGGAACTGTAATAAATGGGACTGAAACTTTGACTGACGCACCAGAAAATCAAAGTGGATGCAATAGTGATTATATGGAATTAAAATTAGACAACACAGTTAATATGGGAGATTATAGTTCTGTTGTAAGTGCTTGTGCATTAACCGTTCAATCAGGAATTTATTCAAGATCACACAATAATTTAACTACCGTTGTAAATGGTGTAAGCAAAACCCAAGATATTGTAAACTTGACTCTTAAGGAACTTAAGCTTAGAGATGCTAGTGGTGTAATCACGGTTTACACGAGATAA
- a CDS encoding protease complex subunit PrcB family protein has translation MKRLILFLSFVLTCASCSNDNDDGSNIAFTTIIQTDHYGGTSGTIPQSNLVITNQTDWNNLQEKLNILTLAIYTSPDMNVDFTKQQVIAVFDQVRNSGGYSIDITKITQSNNLITVKVEQLKKGDLTSVITQPFHIVKMAKSSKPVVFK, from the coding sequence ATGAAAAGGCTAATCTTATTTTTAAGCTTTGTGTTAACATGTGCAAGTTGCAGCAACGACAATGATGACGGATCAAATATTGCGTTTACAACAATTATTCAAACCGATCATTACGGCGGAACGTCAGGAACAATCCCACAATCCAATTTAGTAATCACCAACCAAACCGATTGGAATAATTTACAAGAAAAGCTGAATATCTTAACACTCGCTATATATACATCTCCTGATATGAATGTCGATTTTACAAAACAACAAGTTATTGCGGTTTTTGACCAAGTTAGAAATTCAGGCGGTTATTCTATCGATATTACCAAGATTACACAATCCAACAACCTGATAACGGTTAAAGTCGAACAATTAAAAAAAGGCGATTTAACATCGGTAATTACACAGCCTTTTCATATTGTGAAAATGGCCAAATCGAGCAAACCAGTGGTTTTTAAATAA
- a CDS encoding YdeI/OmpD-associated family protein: protein MTPTFFSTQEKFRAWLEKHHEKETELLVGFYKVKSKKPCMTWSESVDQALCFGWIDGVRKSIDEESYSIRFTPRKKSSIWSAINIKKVEDLTKAGLMKEAGIKAFEFKSEQRTKIYSHEKEAYVLDPDLEKQFKANKVAWEYFNNQAPSYKKVIIHVIMSAKQEKTRIARLEKAIKFSAEGKRML, encoded by the coding sequence ATGACCCCGACTTTCTTCTCCACTCAAGAAAAATTCAGAGCATGGCTAGAAAAGCATCATGAAAAAGAAACAGAACTTTTGGTAGGTTTCTACAAAGTGAAAAGCAAAAAACCATGCATGACTTGGTCAGAATCTGTAGATCAAGCGCTTTGTTTTGGTTGGATCGATGGCGTCCGAAAATCAATTGACGAAGAAAGTTATAGCATCCGGTTTACGCCAAGGAAAAAATCAAGCATTTGGAGCGCCATCAACATCAAAAAAGTTGAAGACCTCACAAAAGCCGGACTCATGAAAGAAGCCGGAATAAAAGCTTTTGAATTTAAATCAGAACAAAGAACCAAAATTTACTCGCATGAAAAAGAAGCCTACGTTCTTGATCCAGATTTAGAAAAACAATTCAAGGCCAATAAAGTAGCATGGGAATATTTCAACAATCAGGCTCCATCCTACAAAAAAGTAATAATTCACGTGATTATGTCAGCCAAACAAGAAAAAACCAGAATTGCGAGATTGGAAAAAGCAATAAAATTTAGTGCCGAAGGAAAACGAATGTTGTAA
- a CDS encoding PhzF family phenazine biosynthesis protein: MVERTALEYYVLDVFSNKSYQGNPLSVVFTNGNLKLETYQDISKEFRYSETSFVYYSPRDKALVVRSFTPTGIEIDGAGHNLLGAVCGALLKGMPIFDEQNESEPFVVMKHSAIPVTVSFDPDTFYPVVQMHQKSAVIKQEIPTYKIAVALGLKIEDLDVNAFVPTVVKTEVAHTMVPIKNSYLLNSFVPDNQLLIEISKEYNFEGFYCFTIADEGQEHIVETRFFNPIIGINEDPATGTAAGPLIGFLTQKKFTKSDKEYKILQGVRLKQASMIEVMNREEDILVGGSSIITMKGELYI, encoded by the coding sequence ATGGTAGAAAGAACAGCATTAGAATATTACGTTTTAGATGTATTTTCAAATAAAAGCTATCAAGGAAATCCACTTTCTGTGGTTTTTACAAATGGTAATCTAAAATTAGAAACCTATCAGGATATTTCTAAAGAATTTCGCTATTCTGAAACCTCATTTGTTTATTATTCTCCACGAGATAAAGCGCTCGTAGTTCGTTCATTTACTCCAACCGGAATCGAAATTGACGGAGCAGGACATAATTTACTAGGCGCAGTCTGCGGTGCATTGCTAAAAGGAATGCCCATTTTTGACGAACAAAACGAAAGCGAACCTTTTGTAGTCATGAAACATTCAGCAATTCCGGTGACTGTAAGCTTTGATCCCGATACATTTTATCCCGTAGTGCAAATGCATCAAAAATCGGCTGTCATCAAACAGGAAATCCCGACCTATAAAATTGCCGTAGCGCTTGGCTTAAAAATTGAAGATTTAGATGTAAATGCTTTTGTTCCCACTGTAGTTAAAACAGAAGTCGCGCATACAATGGTTCCTATAAAAAACAGTTACTTGCTCAACAGCTTTGTTCCAGACAATCAGCTTTTGATTGAAATTTCAAAAGAATATAATTTTGAAGGTTTTTATTGTTTTACCATTGCTGATGAAGGTCAAGAGCATATCGTCGAAACACGATTTTTCAACCCAATAATCGGAATAAATGAAGATCCAGCGACAGGAACCGCTGCCGGACCTTTAATTGGTTTTTTAACTCAAAAGAAATTCACCAAATCAGATAAAGAATATAAAATTCTTCAAGGTGTAAGATTAAAACAAGCCTCAATGATTGAAGTAATGAATCGTGAAGAAGACATTTTAGTTGGTGGTTCTTCGATCATAACCATGAAAGGCGAACTTTATATTTAA
- a CDS encoding IS3 family transposase: MFACTLFGIDRQVYYRRIKRTSSRKLIASEVISLVLKIRNTMPRIGAKKLYYLLKIQLNQLKIGRDKFIDILRANHLLITPRRSYHITTNSHHRFRKHENLILDLKICRPEQVWVSDITYVGKRENPCYLSLITDAYSKKIMGFYVADNMNTKSSLTALKNAIKQRRDKGKTLIHHSDRGLQYCSDQYQKLLYKNNIRCSMTQNSDPYENAVAERINGILKQEFNIDKFNQQLAVMKILIKDAIEVYNNERPHYSNYMLTPNQMHKQNIVEMRTYKTKTPAKKVLTGV; encoded by the coding sequence ATGTTTGCCTGTACTTTGTTCGGGATAGACAGACAGGTTTATTATCGAAGAATAAAAAGAACCAGTTCCAGAAAGCTTATTGCCTCAGAAGTTATTAGTCTGGTTTTGAAAATTAGAAATACAATGCCCCGAATAGGGGCAAAAAAACTGTATTATCTTTTAAAAATCCAATTGAATCAACTCAAAATCGGCAGGGATAAATTTATAGATATACTTAGAGCTAATCATTTATTAATAACACCTAGGCGTTCTTATCATATAACAACAAACTCTCATCATAGATTTAGAAAGCATGAGAATCTAATATTGGATTTAAAAATCTGCAGACCAGAACAAGTCTGGGTATCAGACATAACTTATGTCGGAAAAAGAGAGAATCCATGTTATTTAAGTCTTATAACAGATGCTTACTCTAAAAAAATAATGGGTTTTTATGTGGCAGATAATATGAATACTAAAAGCAGTTTAACAGCTTTAAAAAATGCAATAAAACAGCGCCGAGACAAAGGAAAAACATTAATCCACCATTCAGATAGAGGACTTCAGTATTGTTCTGATCAATATCAAAAACTATTATATAAAAACAATATAAGATGCAGTATGACACAAAACTCTGATCCTTATGAAAATGCAGTGGCGGAGAGAATAAATGGAATTTTAAAACAAGAATTTAATATTGATAAATTTAATCAGCAACTTGCTGTGATGAAGATTTTAATAAAAGATGCAATTGAGGTTTATAATAATGAAAGACCCCATTATTCTAATTATATGCTAACACCCAATCAAATGCACAAACAAAACATAGTAGAAATGAGAACTTATAAAACAAAAACACCTGCAAAAAAAGTTCTTACAGGTGTTTAA
- a CDS encoding CDGSH iron-sulfur domain-containing protein — MSKTKLIINKNGSIKIEGDFEIMDPEGTLYGLQGRQALGLCRCGHSANKPFCDGAHRNNFEHDSKAFDLPPMKTN, encoded by the coding sequence ATGAGCAAGACTAAATTAATCATCAATAAAAACGGATCAATCAAAATTGAAGGCGATTTTGAAATCATGGATCCAGAAGGAACACTTTACGGATTACAAGGAAGACAAGCATTAGGACTTTGCCGTTGCGGACATTCTGCAAATAAGCCATTTTGCGATGGTGCGCATAGAAACAACTTTGAACACGATTCAAAAGCGTTTGATTTGCCTCCGATGAAAACAAACTAA
- the metG gene encoding methionine--tRNA ligase gives MTQNPKRYTITAALPYTNGPIHIGHLAGVYVPADIYSRYLRLQGKDVAFICGSDEHGVAISMKAKKEGITPQEVIDKYDGIIRKSFSDFGISFNNYSRTSAKVHHDTASEFFRTLYDKGDFIEEVTEQLYDAKANQFLADRFVVGTCPKCDNPEAYGDQCEKCGSTLNATDLINPKSTITGETPILKETKHWFLPLDRYTDFLTEWILVGHKNDWKTNVYGQVKSWIDAGLEPRAVTRDLDWGIDVPVEGAEGKKLYVWFDAPIGYISSTKEWAAREGKDWEPYWKDEETKLVHFIGKDNIVFHCIIFPAMLKAEGSYILPDNVPANEFLNLEGNKLSTSKNWAVWLHEYLEEFPDKQDVLRYALTSNAPETKDNDFTWKDFQARNNNELVAVFGNFVNRVVVLTNKYYDGVIPTPNEFTEVDEQTLTELKAYPAVIASSVERYRFREALGELMNVARLGNKYLADEEPWKVMKDNPERVKTQMYVALQIAAALSVLAEPFLPFTAAKLSRILKNEGNLKWSDVADNSELIASGHKIGEAELLFAKIEDEEIQKQIDKLEATKTANLAESKQPEPQKDLIQFEDFAKMDIRIGTILEAEKMPKANKLLVLKVDTGIDVRTIVSGIAESFSPEEIIGKRVSVLANLAPRALRGVESQGMILMTTNAEGKLVFVNPDADAPNGATVN, from the coding sequence ATGACACAGAATCCAAAGAGATATACAATCACGGCGGCATTGCCTTACACCAATGGACCTATTCATATTGGCCATTTGGCGGGAGTTTACGTGCCTGCAGATATCTATTCGAGATACTTGCGCCTGCAAGGAAAAGATGTAGCATTTATTTGCGGAAGCGATGAACACGGCGTTGCAATTTCGATGAAAGCCAAAAAAGAAGGAATCACGCCACAGGAAGTTATTGATAAATATGATGGAATTATCCGCAAATCTTTTTCTGATTTCGGAATTTCATTTAATAATTATTCTAGAACTTCTGCAAAAGTTCATCATGACACAGCTTCTGAATTCTTTAGAACATTATATGATAAAGGAGATTTTATTGAAGAAGTTACTGAACAATTGTACGATGCAAAAGCGAATCAGTTTTTGGCCGATCGTTTTGTTGTAGGAACTTGTCCAAAATGTGATAATCCAGAAGCTTACGGAGATCAATGCGAAAAATGTGGATCTACTTTGAACGCGACAGATTTGATCAATCCAAAATCGACAATTACTGGAGAAACTCCAATTTTAAAAGAAACTAAACACTGGTTTTTACCTTTAGACAGATATACCGATTTCTTAACTGAATGGATTTTAGTTGGACATAAAAACGACTGGAAAACTAATGTTTACGGACAAGTAAAATCGTGGATTGACGCAGGATTAGAGCCTCGTGCTGTAACGCGTGATTTGGATTGGGGAATTGATGTTCCTGTTGAAGGGGCTGAAGGCAAAAAATTATACGTTTGGTTTGATGCGCCTATCGGATACATTTCTTCTACAAAAGAATGGGCCGCGCGTGAAGGAAAAGATTGGGAACCGTATTGGAAAGATGAAGAAACGAAATTGGTTCACTTTATCGGAAAAGACAATATTGTTTTCCACTGTATCATTTTCCCAGCAATGTTAAAAGCGGAAGGAAGTTATATTTTGCCAGATAACGTTCCAGCAAACGAATTTTTGAATTTGGAAGGAAACAAACTTTCGACTTCTAAAAACTGGGCGGTTTGGTTGCACGAATATTTAGAAGAATTCCCAGACAAACAAGATGTTTTGCGTTATGCATTGACATCAAACGCGCCTGAAACAAAAGATAACGATTTTACTTGGAAAGATTTCCAAGCTAGAAACAACAATGAATTAGTTGCTGTTTTTGGAAACTTTGTGAATCGTGTTGTGGTTTTAACCAACAAATATTATGATGGCGTTATTCCAACTCCAAACGAATTTACAGAAGTTGACGAACAAACTTTAACCGAATTAAAAGCGTATCCAGCAGTAATTGCAAGTTCAGTGGAACGTTACAGATTCCGTGAAGCTTTAGGCGAATTGATGAATGTGGCTCGTTTAGGAAACAAATATCTTGCTGATGAAGAACCTTGGAAAGTAATGAAAGACAATCCGGAGCGTGTAAAAACTCAAATGTATGTGGCGTTGCAAATTGCTGCAGCTTTGAGCGTTTTAGCAGAACCGTTTTTGCCTTTTACTGCTGCAAAACTTTCAAGAATCCTTAAAAATGAAGGAAACCTAAAGTGGTCTGATGTTGCAGATAATTCAGAATTAATTGCATCTGGACACAAAATTGGCGAAGCAGAGTTGCTTTTCGCTAAAATCGAAGACGAAGAAATACAAAAACAAATAGATAAATTGGAAGCAACAAAAACGGCAAATCTTGCTGAAAGCAAACAACCAGAACCACAAAAAGATTTAATTCAGTTTGAGGATTTTGCGAAGATGGATATTCGTATCGGAACTATTTTGGAAGCTGAAAAAATGCCAAAAGCAAACAAACTTTTAGTTTTAAAAGTAGATACCGGAATCGATGTTCGTACGATTGTTTCGGGAATTGCTGAAAGTTTTTCTCCAGAAGAAATCATCGGAAAACGTGTTTCTGTTTTGGCAAATTTAGCACCAAGAGCATTACGTGGTGTTGAAAGCCAAGGAATGATCTTGATGACAACAAATGCCGAAGGAAAATTAGTTTTCGTAAACCCAGATGCTGATGCACCTAATGGAGCGACTGTAAACTAA
- a CDS encoding DMT family transporter — MKLTKPRLALICGILCISIFPILVKLRLTPGLISAFYRMFFAVTLLFPYVILSNNFRLPSLKFALLAALCGILFASDVAVWNIAIQESSATQASLLTNLSPVWVGVGSFLFLKSKPATNFWIGTLVALFGMVTLVGFEFFIDLNFNQAFLFAVLSGILYSIYLLVSKNVLSVVDVLSFMTISLTASSIYLGILCYALNEPFRGFSNAGWFVLILQAVICQLCAWLSISYATQHMRATRVSLSLLSQAVITSILAWLFLEEKITLQMVFGGIILLFGIRITFYDKTISLKKLFIK, encoded by the coding sequence ATGAAACTCACCAAACCAAGATTAGCCCTAATCTGCGGTATACTTTGCATATCAATTTTTCCAATATTGGTAAAATTACGCTTAACACCAGGCTTAATTTCGGCTTTTTACCGAATGTTTTTTGCTGTGACCTTGCTTTTTCCTTATGTAATTTTGAGCAATAACTTTAGGCTTCCAAGTTTGAAATTTGCACTTTTGGCAGCACTTTGCGGTATTTTATTTGCTTCAGATGTTGCCGTTTGGAATATCGCTATTCAAGAATCAAGCGCGACGCAAGCTTCATTGCTGACAAATTTATCACCGGTTTGGGTTGGCGTCGGTTCATTTTTATTTTTAAAATCAAAACCTGCAACAAATTTCTGGATTGGAACGCTCGTTGCTTTATTCGGAATGGTGACTTTAGTTGGTTTTGAATTTTTTATTGATTTAAACTTCAATCAGGCTTTCCTATTTGCAGTTTTATCGGGAATTTTATATTCGATTTATCTTTTGGTCAGCAAAAATGTACTGTCAGTAGTTGATGTGCTTTCGTTTATGACGATCAGTTTAACAGCTTCAAGTATCTATTTGGGAATTTTATGTTATGCGCTAAACGAACCTTTCAGAGGATTTTCAAATGCAGGCTGGTTTGTTCTGATTCTTCAAGCTGTAATTTGCCAATTGTGTGCTTGGCTTTCGATTAGTTATGCTACACAACACATGCGCGCAACCAGAGTATCATTGAGTTTACTAAGTCAAGCGGTAATTACATCCATTTTGGCTTGGTTGTTTTTGGAAGAAAAAATAACTTTACAGATGGTTTTCGGCGGAATCATTCTGCTTTTCGGAATCCGAATTACGTTTTATGATAAAACCATTTCTTTGAAAAAGCTGTTTATAAAGTAA
- a CDS encoding HAD family hydrolase: MLHKTKIPNLKVIAFDADDTLFVNEPYFQETEHKFCALMEDYLSHQGISQELFKIEIANLPLYGYGIKGYILSMIETAMNISNNTIPVAVIEKIIQYGKELLEKPIELLDGIEETLEALKGKYKLVVATKGDLKDQHSKLHRSGLGHYFHHIEVMSDKQEIDYQKLLGRLDIEPHEFLMIGNSLKSDVLPVLGIGGYAVHIPFHTTWEHEKINHTIEHEHFSSFETIAQVVPNLL; the protein is encoded by the coding sequence ATGTTACATAAAACTAAAATACCAAACCTAAAAGTAATCGCATTTGATGCTGATGATACTTTATTTGTGAACGAACCTTATTTCCAAGAAACCGAACATAAATTTTGCGCTTTGATGGAAGATTATCTTTCACATCAAGGAATTTCACAGGAATTATTCAAAATTGAAATTGCAAATCTTCCTTTATACGGTTACGGAATCAAAGGCTACATTCTTTCGATGATTGAAACCGCAATGAACATTTCAAACAATACGATTCCTGTTGCTGTAATTGAAAAAATCATTCAATACGGAAAAGAATTATTAGAAAAACCAATCGAGCTTTTAGACGGAATCGAAGAAACACTCGAAGCTTTAAAAGGCAAATACAAACTGGTTGTTGCCACAAAAGGCGATTTAAAAGATCAGCACAGCAAATTGCACCGTTCTGGTTTGGGACATTATTTTCATCATATTGAAGTAATGTCAGACAAACAGGAAATTGATTATCAGAAACTTTTAGGCCGTTTAGATATTGAGCCACACGAATTTTTGATGATTGGAAACTCACTAAAATCAGATGTTTTGCCGGTTTTAGGAATTGGCGGTTATGCAGTCCATATTCCGTTTCATACTACTTGGGAACATGAAAAAATTAATCATACTATCGAACACGAGCATTTTAGTTCTTTTGAAACAATTGCGCAAGTGGTTCCGAATTTATTATAA
- a CDS encoding chloramphenicol acetyltransferase, producing the protein MKTLLDLDNWNRKEHFAHFKQMEEPFFGATVEIDCTKAYQSAKTLKTSFFIYYLHKTLVAVNAIENFKYRISEDKIYINDRIDASATIGREDGTFGFSLVEYNPDFKIFEKNALAEIERIQNTTGLFTREFNDDNLIHFSAIPWLNFTSLTHARSFTFPDSCPKVSFGKMMVSETGKRTIAMAVYVHHGLMDGLHMGQFVDFFQDLMNMEH; encoded by the coding sequence ATGAAAACACTTTTAGACTTAGATAATTGGAATAGAAAAGAGCATTTTGCCCATTTCAAACAAATGGAAGAACCTTTTTTTGGTGCTACTGTAGAAATTGATTGCACAAAGGCATATCAATCGGCAAAAACACTAAAAACTTCTTTTTTCATCTATTATTTACATAAAACATTAGTTGCCGTAAATGCAATTGAAAATTTCAAATACAGAATTTCAGAAGATAAAATATACATTAATGATCGCATCGATGCATCGGCAACAATCGGGCGTGAAGACGGAACTTTCGGATTTTCTTTAGTTGAATATAATCCCGATTTTAAAATCTTCGAAAAAAATGCATTGGCCGAAATTGAGCGCATTCAAAACACAACCGGACTCTTCACAAGAGAATTCAATGATGATAATTTGATTCATTTTTCGGCAATTCCGTGGCTGAATTTCACATCGCTTACACATGCTCGCAGTTTTACTTTTCCTGACAGCTGTCCTAAAGTTTCTTTTGGAAAAATGATGGTTTCAGAAACCGGAAAAAGAACCATCGCAATGGCAGTCTATGTTCATCACGGCTTAATGGATGGTTTGCATATGGGTCAATTTGTCGATTTCTTTCAGGATTTGATGAATATGGAGCACTAA
- a CDS encoding OmpA family protein, translated as MKKIVITLAFALSIMHVSAQTKTKTTDNYNKWSIELDGGFNKTQRPFSSSSYYSPRINPFTADLGVRYMLNNKFGLKADFGYNSLSEQKDSSLPFDSKYYRFDLQGVANLGRIMNFETWTNTFGLLAHAGFGVAQLENKDYHVKDKIGNAIAGLTAQVRLTDRIALTADASTILNAYQDHTFNGASLTGNRGFSGLMFNGTVGLQVYLGKNIKHADWVSTSNNTDLTALEDKVAGLEQQIKNVPEKQVIVEKPINNVVAEKDVVKDMINDKYYSVYFDFNKSTPIESSTSAIDVILAYLRKNPSASIDVVGHADQVGSSDYNNKLANLRATNVKTILEKAGISSSRLNVISEGADTSIQKDSEEARRLARRVTFRVR; from the coding sequence ATGAAAAAAATTGTAATTACCCTCGCATTTGCACTAAGCATCATGCATGTAAGCGCGCAAACAAAAACAAAGACTACCGATAATTACAACAAATGGTCTATCGAACTTGATGGTGGTTTTAACAAAACACAACGTCCATTCAGTTCAAGCAGTTATTACAGCCCAAGAATCAACCCTTTTACAGCTGATTTAGGTGTAAGATACATGTTGAATAACAAGTTTGGTTTAAAAGCCGATTTTGGATACAATAGTTTAAGCGAGCAAAAAGACAGCTCTCTTCCTTTTGATTCAAAATACTACAGATTTGACTTGCAAGGTGTGGCAAACTTAGGACGTATCATGAATTTCGAAACATGGACAAATACCTTTGGTTTGTTGGCACACGCTGGTTTTGGGGTTGCCCAATTGGAAAACAAAGATTATCATGTTAAAGACAAAATTGGAAATGCAATTGCTGGTTTAACAGCACAGGTACGATTAACAGACAGAATTGCTTTGACTGCCGATGCAAGTACAATTTTAAATGCCTATCAAGATCATACTTTTAATGGTGCTAGTTTAACAGGAAACAGAGGTTTCTCAGGATTAATGTTTAATGGAACTGTTGGTTTGCAAGTTTATCTAGGTAAAAATATTAAACACGCTGATTGGGTTTCGACTTCTAACAATACTGATCTTACTGCTTTAGAAGATAAAGTAGCAGGACTTGAGCAACAAATTAAGAATGTGCCAGAGAAACAAGTAATTGTAGAAAAACCAATTAACAATGTTGTTGCTGAAAAAGACGTGGTTAAAGACATGATCAACGATAAATATTACAGCGTTTATTTTGATTTCAACAAATCTACTCCAATTGAAAGTTCAACATCTGCAATTGATGTAATTTTAGCTTATTTAAGAAAAAATCCATCAGCGTCTATTGATGTTGTGGGTCACGCAGATCAAGTAGGAAGTTCAGATTACAACAATAAGTTAGCAAATCTAAGAGCCACAAATGTGAAAACTATTTTGGAAAAAGCTGGTATTTCATCTTCAAGATTAAACGTTATTTCAGAAGGTGCCGATACCTCTATCCAAAAAGACTCTGAAGAAGCTAGAAGATTAGCAAGAAGAGTTACTTTTAGAGTGAGATAA
- a CDS encoding ferritin — translation MLSKNIETALNKQIRIEAESSQTYLSMACWAEVHGLEGIAQFMYTQSDEERAHMLKLVKYVNERGGHAHVTDLKAPKTSYSTFKEMFEELYNHELFVSKSINELVHITFEDKDYATHNFLQWYVSEQIEEEATAKSILDKINLIGDDKGGLYLFDRDIQQLTVTSSIAINPK, via the coding sequence ATGCTATCAAAAAATATTGAAACAGCTTTAAACAAGCAAATTCGCATAGAAGCAGAATCTTCGCAAACCTACCTTTCTATGGCTTGTTGGGCTGAAGTGCACGGATTAGAGGGAATCGCTCAATTTATGTACACACAGTCAGATGAAGAGCGTGCACACATGCTTAAATTGGTAAAGTATGTAAACGAACGCGGAGGACACGCTCACGTTACCGATCTAAAAGCGCCTAAAACCAGCTATTCTACTTTTAAAGAAATGTTTGAGGAGCTTTATAACCACGAACTTTTTGTTTCAAAGTCGATCAATGAACTGGTACATATCACTTTTGAAGATAAAGATTATGCAACACATAATTTCTTACAATGGTATGTTTCTGAACAAATTGAAGAAGAAGCTACAGCAAAATCAATTTTGGACAAAATCAACTTGATTGGTGATGATAAAGGCGGACTTTACTTGTTTGATCGTGATATTCAGCAATTAACAGTTACAAGCTCAATAGCTATCAATCCAAAATAA
- a CDS encoding DUF2461 domain-containing protein, with protein sequence MENNVTIPKSSLDFLVQLKENNNKPWFEAHKAQYLMELNHIETFAGALLKELAKTDVLENASGKKSVYRIYRDIRFSKDKTPFKTFWGGSYTRATAARRGGYYFHLEKGNSFFAGGFWGPNAQDLKRIRAEFALDPESFQKILNSKSFITNFGTLQGEQLKTKPKGFDVDHPAIDLLRFKQFLVIKRFSDEEVLSPQFLELALDAFKNMRPFFNYMSEVLTTDINGVSVL encoded by the coding sequence ATGGAAAACAACGTCACAATCCCGAAATCAAGTCTTGATTTTTTGGTTCAACTCAAAGAAAACAACAACAAACCTTGGTTTGAAGCTCATAAAGCACAATATTTAATGGAACTCAATCATATTGAAACTTTTGCAGGAGCTTTACTAAAAGAATTAGCCAAAACTGATGTTTTAGAAAATGCTTCGGGCAAAAAAAGTGTTTATAGAATTTATAGAGATATTCGGTTTTCAAAAGACAAAACGCCTTTCAAAACTTTTTGGGGAGGCAGTTATACTCGCGCAACTGCTGCACGTCGCGGCGGTTATTATTTTCATTTGGAAAAAGGAAATAGTTTTTTTGCAGGCGGATTTTGGGGACCAAATGCTCAAGATTTAAAACGAATAAGAGCCGAATTTGCATTAGATCCCGAAAGTTTTCAAAAAATATTAAATTCAAAATCTTTCATCACGAACTTCGGAACTTTGCAAGGTGAGCAACTTAAAACAAAACCAAAAGGTTTCGACGTAGATCATCCAGCTATTGATTTACTGCGTTTCAAACAATTTTTGGTTATAAAACGATTTTCAGATGAAGAAGTTTTAAGTCCGCAATTTTTAGAATTGGCTTTAGATGCTTTTAAAAATATGCGTCCTTTTTTTAATTATATGAGTGAAGTATTAACAACTGATATAAACGGAGTTTCTGTTTTATAA
- a CDS encoding single-stranded DNA-binding protein: MNEMKNRVQLIGNVGNDPEIKTLETGKKLAHFTIATNDYYKNEKGEKVQQTEWHRVTAWGKVAEIVEKYVVKGKEVAVEGKLTHRSYDDKNGEKRYVTEVVVNDILLLSK; this comes from the coding sequence ATGAACGAAATGAAAAACAGAGTGCAATTGATTGGGAATGTTGGAAATGACCCAGAGATTAAAACATTAGAAACAGGTAAAAAGCTTGCGCATTTTACTATTGCAACAAACGATTATTACAAAAACGAGAAAGGAGAGAAAGTGCAGCAGACGGAGTGGCATCGCGTGACTGCGTGGGGAAAAGTTGCCGAAATTGTTGAAAAATACGTAGTAAAAGGCAAGGAGGTCGCTGTTGAAGGAAAATTGACACACCGAAGTTATGATGATAAAAACGGGGAGAAAAGATATGTAACTGAAGTTGTTGTAAATGATATTTTATTGCTCAGCAAATAA